AAGGAGGATGAAGCAGTCTAACAAAGAAATAATTGAAAGGTTCATTCGAAACAAGCTAATCTCGCTAGACTCCGCTACAAACTTACATGAAGAGGATCCCGTACTACGATACTATTTTAACAAAAACTTCTCCCGGGCCGCCTAGCCTTTCTTCTTTAAAGAAAACTCGCAATAAAATCCCCGACCAGAGCCTTTAAAGTTTATCTTTCCGCCCCAAGACTCAACTTTTCTTTTTATAGAACTCAAGCCTGTTCCCGTGCCATTACTCGAGAAACCCCGATATCCCAACATATCTAGATTTTGGAATTGGCCACTTCCGTCATCCTTATAGGTTACCCTCATTCTTTCTAGCTCAGAATCAGCATCTATGACTATTTCAATTTTTTTTAATCCTACAGAGTGCTTCAATGAGTTATTAATTAGTTCGTTAAAAATAGAAAGATAATCTACATCGTTACAGAAGATTTGATTTTCGTTACTCCCATTAATTGTCAAAATAGAAAAATTCACATTTTTATAAATACTTACAAAATTGTCTACCTGAGATTCAAGTTTCATATTTAGAACATTTACTGCAAACCAATCTATCGAATCCGTATGCACTTCTAGTTTTGATAAGACAAAGTTTAATTGACTTAAAATTCTAGTAATCACAGCTCTAATTTTGTCTTCCGGAAGCGCAACTGCAAAACTCAAGCTCGTCACCGGAGATTTTATGTCGTGCAATATCTCTCTGTACTTCTCCTTCTGAAAATATAGATTTTTAGCAATTTCGACCTCAGCATTAAGACGAAATGCAACGTCCTGCATTTGAAAAATAATTGCGTTAACCTCACGCACTATTTTTCTGAATTTAAATGTAGAAATACAAATGACAAGAAGAGCCATTACAGACACACCTGTGCGATGCACATATGAGAGATAAGAAGTCATAAATCCAAAATAAAGGATCAGTGACAAAATAAACTTATCCAACATCGTACTTGGATTTAATTTTATATCTCTAATAATTAAATAAGTGAGCAAGACTAATGCTGGCAACACCGGTAAGTAAATCAATGATTGCATTAAATTTCTATAATCAATAGCCAAGTATGCAGAAACATATAGCACTACCAGAACTACATACTTTAAATAGTTTTGCTTGGGTTTTATCAGATAAGCAAAGAAGAATACTATCCCGCCCCAGAGTCCCATGACAACAGACGCGTGGCAGTACTCAATACTTGCGCCACCGAAAATTTCACTTGTTGCCATCAACATCACCCCCATAAAAAGGAGATCCTCTAGGACATAACTTATAACCTCCTCAAGTGGCAGTAATCGATAGATAATCGTCAACCCTACTATACCCAAGAACAAGCATGCAGACGCAGACAGTACGTAAAGATACTTAGGAAAAAAATAATAAAATGGTAATTTCTCAATGGATCTGGGATACGAATGAAGTACTGCAAAATATTTTAAATAAGAATAGAAATTAATTTTTAGAACCTTCACCTCTGATAATTTTTTACAACTTATATTCACATCGAGAAACATTGATCCTATTTGCCATCTTTTTTTTAATGAATTAGTTTCGATCAGCCGCGAATCCCCGTACAATTCGTACACTCCCATGTAGGGGTTATTTAGCACTACAGTTTGACCAGGATTATTCTTACAGTGCTGGCCTAAATTATGGCTTTGGATAGACATCCAATAAGTCTTATCAGGCAGCTCGGTCCAAGGTTGAACGATTTGCCAGTCAGGGTTGGGGTCTTTGGGAATGTCGGGGGTGCCGACGATTTGGGAGAGCAAAAGCAGTGCGGAAAATGCCAGTTGATCGAGGTACTCTAGCACTTCCCGCCCCTTTTACTTTTTCTCAGGCGTCGGAGATGGCTTTGCAGAGGGAGCCGAGGTGGGAGCTGGAGCTGCGGCCTTCGGTGCAGGAGTCGCTGCGGGAGTGGCGGACTTTATCGCTGGAGCAGCACTGTTCACTTCGATTTTGTTGTCTGGACTTTTGGGAACTGGACCTGGAGTGGGATTTGGAATGCGGCCCCCAGGGAGAGCGGCTGTGTTGATAAAATCTTTGCAAGCAGGGCTGAGTAAATCTTTGTTTTTCTGCAAACACGCGAAACGATCGCGACGAGCTTTAATGTCTTTGCAGTAGAGCTGGCGATCCGCTTTGCAAACAGCACCGGGACCATTGCCCCCGCCTTTACCCTTCCCCTTTTTACCTTTTTTACCTTCGCCTTTAGCGCCTTTTTTTCCATTATTATTTTTTTGCCCTTGAGCTTCGGATGTTGCGGCAGGTGCGCTGCTGGCCGCCGCCGGTTTTGCAGCCGGGGTCGAATCTGGAGTGGCAGTTTGCCCAGCGGCCAATCTTGGCAAAATAACCAAAGCGCTGACAGCTAATGTTGACAATAAACGATGACAGAACAAACTCATGGGGCCTCCAGAATATTTAGTATCCATAAATATTTCCACTCAAGAATCCCGCTGGGTCAATGAAATTGCGCTTTAGCTCTTCATCGCCTTGAAGGCTGCGGCATAGAGCATGATCTGCTTTACCATCGACATCAACCCATTGGCTCGACTCGGCGACAAGTGGGAGCGAAAGCCCAACTCTTCGATAAATGTGGGTGGGGAGCTTAAAATATCATCAGGCTCTGCTTCAGAATAAACTTTAAGTAGGATCGCCACCAACCCTTTCACGATCATCGCATCGCTATCGGCAAAGAGTTTCACCTGACCCTTCTCATCCAACTGCGCGTGCAGCCACACCTGCGATTGACAACCTTTGACTAAAAATTTTTCGTCGTAATAATCTGAGGGAAGCTGCGGGAGAGCCTTACCGATCTCAATCACTTTTTTGTATCGCTCTTCCCAATTTTGGAGTTTCGAGAACTCCTCGACCAATTTCTGCTGGCGCTGTTTGATTTGTGTCATGCCCATGAGGTACCAGGTTCTTTTTGCAGATGCGATACCCAATCGATTAGGTCGACTTTTTACACGTCGCTTCCGCAAAAGGTACCGGGTACCTTTGGGTGAGTAATTCCTGATGGAGATTGCGGCCGAAGTCGCCGATGATTTCGTTGGCCTCGGCTTCGCCGACACGTTTAACGTGCTCCCAGGCGGCACGGTAAAAGCCCCTGGCCTCGTCCCAGCTTTTAAATCTGAAGTCTTCGAGCTCCTTAAGCTTTACTTTAACGTCTGAGGAATTATCCAGGTAATGCTTGATCATTTGCACTTCATCGATGGTGTAACCTCGAGTGAAGAGAAAATCTTCGATCAAACTCCACTCCAAATGCCAGATGTAATCTTTGAATTTTTTCCAATAGTCCATCCCACTCTGCGCGTAAGTGCTCTTACAGAAGAACGAACGACAGACACTTGGCCGCGCCGGCCAGATCTCGCACCCTCGGTGATCGGTATTAAAAAACGTACAGAGCAGATTCGCATCGCTCCCGAAGCCCCAGCCTCCCTTGCTCATAAACTTTTTCCGATAATTGGCATTTGGAGCAGCTCCAACAATCAAGAGATCCCACTGTTCAAACCAGTTTTCCTTTAAAAGATGAAGACTGTCGGCATAGCCCACGAGGAAGTTCGAAAAAAAAGGACGATATGTGCAGCACTTAAAATCAATGGAGCACGCGGAACAGTCCACCGCCTTTTCCTTGAGCATCAATTGCTTTTGCACGTCGAAGTAAAAATGCATTCTAATGACCACTTATAATGCTAAGTTATGACTTTTTTCACAACGCAGCTAGTTATTGGTAGAATTTTCACACTGCCTGGGGTGAATTGCACTCAGCTCATGGTCGAGCGCTTCACTACAAGGACCGTA
Above is a genomic segment from Bdellovibrionales bacterium containing:
- a CDS encoding HAMP domain-containing histidine kinase, producing MLEYLDQLAFSALLLLSQIVGTPDIPKDPNPDWQIVQPWTELPDKTYWMSIQSHNLGQHCKNNPGQTVVLNNPYMGVYELYGDSRLIETNSLKKRWQIGSMFLDVNISCKKLSEVKVLKINFYSYLKYFAVLHSYPRSIEKLPFYYFFPKYLYVLSASACLFLGIVGLTIIYRLLPLEEVISYVLEDLLFMGVMLMATSEIFGGASIEYCHASVVMGLWGGIVFFFAYLIKPKQNYLKYVVLVVLYVSAYLAIDYRNLMQSLIYLPVLPALVLLTYLIIRDIKLNPSTMLDKFILSLILYFGFMTSYLSYVHRTGVSVMALLVICISTFKFRKIVREVNAIIFQMQDVAFRLNAEVEIAKNLYFQKEKYREILHDIKSPVTSLSFAVALPEDKIRAVITRILSQLNFVLSKLEVHTDSIDWFAVNVLNMKLESQVDNFVSIYKNVNFSILTINGSNENQIFCNDVDYLSIFNELINNSLKHSVGLKKIEIVIDADSELERMRVTYKDDGSGQFQNLDMLGYRGFSSNGTGTGLSSIKRKVESWGGKINFKGSGRGFYCEFSLKKKG
- a CDS encoding SufE family protein gives rise to the protein MTQIKQRQQKLVEEFSKLQNWEERYKKVIEIGKALPQLPSDYYDEKFLVKGCQSQVWLHAQLDEKGQVKLFADSDAMIVKGLVAILLKVYSEAEPDDILSSPPTFIEELGFRSHLSPSRANGLMSMVKQIMLYAAAFKAMKS
- a CDS encoding YkgJ family cysteine cluster protein, yielding MHFYFDVQKQLMLKEKAVDCSACSIDFKCCTYRPFFSNFLVGYADSLHLLKENWFEQWDLLIVGAAPNANYRKKFMSKGGWGFGSDANLLCTFFNTDHRGCEIWPARPSVCRSFFCKSTYAQSGMDYWKKFKDYIWHLEWSLIEDFLFTRGYTIDEVQMIKHYLDNSSDVKVKLKELEDFRFKSWDEARGFYRAAWEHVKRVGEAEANEIIGDFGRNLHQELLTQRYPVPFAEATCKKST